A region from the Colwellia sp. PAMC 21821 genome encodes:
- the murI gene encoding glutamate racemase: MPNQKNTNITAANSATENKLQATNSDPIGIFDSGVGGLSIAQCINQHLPNENLLYVADTLHAPYGDKSAEFIQQRVNEIAQWFIERKAKAIVVACNTATVNAIDQLRKNILIPVIGVEPAIKPAVNLSKNKKVAILVTKATAHNPRFLGLVAQYSRNSEVIVQPCPGLVELIEQDKKNSSECKLMLTGYLQPLLAKGVDTIVLGCTHYPLVKNLINEICGNNVVIMETALPVTEQLQRQLALYQLINTSNNLGTTTFYSSKCCETQQALFNHIWQRPLQLNSYP, translated from the coding sequence ATGCCAAACCAAAAAAATACCAATATAACCGCAGCAAATTCAGCTACAGAAAATAAACTGCAAGCAACTAACAGTGATCCTATTGGTATATTCGACTCCGGCGTTGGCGGCTTATCTATCGCGCAATGCATAAATCAGCACTTACCCAATGAAAACTTACTCTATGTTGCCGATACTTTACATGCCCCTTATGGCGACAAGTCGGCTGAGTTTATTCAACAACGCGTTAATGAAATAGCTCAGTGGTTTATTGAACGCAAGGCCAAAGCAATTGTTGTTGCCTGTAATACCGCCACCGTAAATGCGATTGATCAACTCCGTAAAAATATTTTAATTCCTGTTATTGGTGTAGAACCCGCGATAAAGCCAGCAGTAAACTTAAGTAAAAATAAAAAAGTGGCGATATTAGTCACTAAAGCAACAGCTCACAATCCGCGTTTTTTAGGCTTAGTTGCGCAATATAGTCGTAACAGCGAGGTCATTGTTCAGCCCTGCCCTGGCTTAGTGGAGCTGATAGAACAAGATAAGAAAAACTCGTCTGAGTGCAAATTAATGCTAACCGGATATTTGCAACCTTTGCTGGCAAAAGGCGTAGATACTATCGTGTTAGGTTGTACACATTACCCGTTAGTAAAAAACTTGATTAACGAAATTTGTGGCAACAATGTCGTGATTATGGAGACGGCATTGCCGGTTACCGAGCAATTACAGCGACAGTTAGCACTTTATCAACTTATTAATACCAGTAATAACTTAGGCACAACTACCTTTTATAGTTCTAAGTGCTGCGAAACTCAGCAAGCACTCTTTAATCACATTTGGCAACGCCCGTTGCAATTAAATAGTTATCCTTAA
- the metK gene encoding methionine adenosyltransferase: MSTHLFTSESVSEGHPDKIADQISDAVLDAIIAKDKHARVACETMVKTGVAIISGEVSTTAWVDLERITRDVISEIGYTSSDVGFDGETCGIMNLIGQQSPEIAQGVDRVKPEDQGAGDQGLMFGYATNETETLMPAPLYYSHRLVERQAEARKSGILPWLRPDAKSQVTFIYEDNKPVAIDTVVLSTQHNPDIKQEDLHEAVMENIIKHVLPAELLTKDTKYHINPTGRFVIGGPVGDCGLTGRKIIVDTYGGMARHGGGAFSGKDPSKVDRSAAYAGRYVAKNIVAAGLADRCEIQISYAIGVAEPTSISIDSFGTGKVSEARLVEIVREHFDLRPYGITKMLDLLHPMYKQTAAYGHFGREPFEMTVGDDTFTAFSWEKTDKAEALRLSAGI, from the coding sequence ATGTCTACACACCTTTTTACTTCTGAGTCAGTGTCAGAAGGACATCCAGATAAAATAGCCGATCAAATTTCTGATGCGGTTTTAGATGCTATTATTGCCAAAGATAAACATGCACGAGTTGCCTGCGAAACTATGGTAAAAACGGGTGTTGCGATTATTTCTGGTGAAGTTTCAACAACAGCCTGGGTAGATTTAGAAAGAATTACCCGTGATGTTATTTCAGAAATTGGTTACACATCTTCTGATGTTGGCTTCGATGGTGAAACCTGCGGCATTATGAACTTAATTGGCCAACAGTCACCAGAAATTGCTCAAGGTGTTGATCGCGTTAAGCCTGAAGACCAAGGGGCTGGTGACCAAGGTTTAATGTTTGGTTATGCTACCAATGAAACCGAAACTTTAATGCCTGCGCCTTTATACTATTCGCACCGTTTAGTTGAGCGTCAAGCTGAAGCACGCAAATCAGGTATTTTACCTTGGTTGCGTCCTGATGCAAAAAGCCAAGTTACCTTTATTTATGAAGATAACAAGCCTGTTGCTATTGATACAGTTGTATTGTCTACACAGCACAACCCTGATATCAAACAAGAAGATTTACATGAAGCGGTAATGGAAAACATTATTAAGCATGTGTTACCTGCCGAGTTGTTAACGAAAGACACTAAATACCATATCAACCCTACTGGTCGTTTTGTTATTGGTGGCCCGGTTGGTGATTGTGGTTTAACAGGTCGTAAGATTATTGTTGATACTTATGGCGGCATGGCACGTCATGGTGGTGGTGCTTTCTCTGGTAAAGATCCATCAAAAGTTGATCGCAGCGCGGCTTATGCTGGCCGTTATGTGGCTAAAAACATTGTTGCAGCGGGCTTAGCTGATCGTTGTGAAATTCAAATATCATACGCAATTGGTGTTGCTGAACCGACTTCAATTTCAATTGATAGTTTTGGAACGGGTAAAGTGTCTGAAGCGCGTTTAGTTGAAATTGTACGTGAACACTTTGACTTACGCCCATACGGTATAACTAAAATGTTAGACCTGCTACACCCTATGTATAAGCAAACAGCGGCTTATGGTCACTTTGGTCGCGAACCATTTGAGATGACGGTTGGCGATGATACCTTCACAGCATTTAGCTGGGAAAAAACAGATAAAGCTGAAGCGTTACGTTTATCTGCTGGTATTTAA
- the rsmE gene encoding 16S rRNA (uracil(1498)-N(3))-methyltransferase: MRNPRIYQAQTFEVGQTQALNEDAFGHIVRVLRLKNGDDITLFNGVAEQAGYFEYQAKLANVGKKSADVEVIAKKLIENESPLNIHLAQGISRGDRMDFTLQKSVELGVNTITPIFTERCGVKLSGERLEKKHQQWQKIVISACEQSGRCAVPIVATPIYLDDWLQQDSKALKLNLHPKAEHSIMSLPIENQRVRLLIGPEGGLSDDEIASANTAGFHDVLLGPRVLRTETAALTAITALQCRYGDLN; encoded by the coding sequence ATGCGTAACCCTCGTATTTACCAAGCACAAACCTTTGAAGTGGGTCAGACCCAAGCATTAAACGAAGATGCTTTTGGCCATATTGTGCGAGTATTACGTCTTAAAAACGGTGACGACATTACGTTGTTTAATGGCGTAGCAGAACAGGCAGGATACTTTGAGTACCAAGCCAAACTTGCTAACGTGGGTAAAAAAAGTGCTGATGTAGAGGTTATCGCTAAAAAGCTAATTGAAAACGAGTCGCCACTGAATATACATTTAGCCCAAGGTATTTCACGGGGTGATCGCATGGATTTTACCTTGCAAAAGTCAGTAGAATTAGGCGTTAATACTATTACGCCAATTTTCACCGAGCGCTGTGGTGTAAAGCTTAGCGGCGAACGCTTAGAGAAAAAACACCAGCAATGGCAAAAAATAGTGATAAGTGCCTGTGAACAAAGTGGCCGTTGCGCGGTCCCTATAGTAGCAACACCGATTTATTTAGACGATTGGTTACAGCAAGACAGTAAAGCCTTAAAACTGAACTTACACCCCAAAGCCGAGCATTCGATTATGAGTTTGCCGATAGAAAATCAACGAGTGCGGTTATTAATTGGCCCAGAAGGCGGCTTAAGTGATGATGAAATTGCCAGTGCTAACACAGCTGGATTTCACGATGTATTGCTTGGGCCTAGAGTACTGAGAACAGAAACAGCAGCCCTAACGGCAATTACGGCATTACAATGTCGTTACGGTGATTTAAATTAA
- the gshB gene encoding glutathione synthase encodes MSIKIGVVMDPISEVKVKKDSSMAMMLEAQARGYEIYYMEMQDLYLEQGVCRATAAKVKVFDDTEHWYELEEREDINVADLDAVLMRKDPPFDTEFIYATYMLERAEVAGTLIVNKPQSLRDCNEKLFTAWFPELTPKTLVTRNNQKIREFHKENKDIIIKPLDGMGGSSIFRIGENDPNVGVILETLTAHSTQYAMVQEYLPEIVDGDKRILIVNGEPMPYCLARIPAQGETRGNLAAGGRGVARPLSASDKLIAETIAPELKKRGLFFVGLDVIGDKVTEINVTSPTCIREIEAAYPINISGKLMDAIEQNIRKR; translated from the coding sequence ATGAGCATAAAAATTGGCGTTGTTATGGACCCTATTTCCGAAGTCAAAGTAAAAAAAGACTCTTCAATGGCCATGATGCTTGAAGCGCAAGCGCGCGGATATGAAATTTATTACATGGAGATGCAAGATCTCTACTTAGAACAAGGCGTTTGTCGCGCAACAGCGGCAAAAGTAAAAGTATTTGACGATACTGAACATTGGTATGAGTTAGAGGAACGCGAAGACATTAATGTCGCTGATTTAGACGCGGTATTAATGCGTAAAGATCCGCCGTTTGATACTGAATTTATTTATGCTACTTACATGTTAGAACGTGCTGAAGTTGCCGGTACACTCATTGTTAATAAGCCACAAAGCTTACGTGATTGTAACGAAAAACTATTTACTGCTTGGTTCCCAGAGCTGACACCTAAAACATTGGTAACACGAAATAATCAAAAGATCAGAGAATTTCATAAAGAAAATAAAGATATTATCATCAAGCCTTTAGATGGTATGGGTGGCTCATCAATTTTCAGAATTGGTGAAAATGATCCTAATGTTGGCGTAATTCTCGAAACTTTAACGGCACATTCAACACAATATGCTATGGTTCAAGAGTACCTACCAGAAATTGTTGACGGTGATAAACGTATATTAATCGTTAACGGTGAACCAATGCCTTATTGTTTAGCGCGTATTCCTGCACAAGGTGAAACTCGCGGTAATTTGGCCGCAGGTGGTCGCGGTGTAGCACGTCCTCTTAGTGCTAGCGATAAACTTATTGCAGAAACTATTGCTCCAGAATTGAAAAAACGCGGTTTATTTTTTGTTGGTTTAGATGTTATTGGCGACAAAGTCACTGAAATCAATGTCACTAGCCCAACGTGTATTCGCGAAATTGAAGCAGCATACCCAATAAATATTAGCGGTAAATTAATGGATGCTATCGAGCAAAACATTAGAAAGCGCTAA
- a CDS encoding YqgE/AlgH family protein, which produces MNSFENQLLIAMPNLDDSYFNKTVTYICEHNAEGAMGLIINLPINVTLNELLTQIDEDKIDAPELDQQVLTGGPVSQDRGFVLHSTQTGWNSSLALTDDVMITTSKDILMALGTEGAPAKFMVTLGYAGWGPGQLEEEIKANSWLLTPADGDIIFDTPIEQRWKKATEKLGIDMAHLSSEVGHA; this is translated from the coding sequence ATGAATAGTTTTGAAAATCAACTTTTGATTGCTATGCCCAATTTAGACGACTCCTATTTCAATAAAACGGTAACTTATATTTGTGAGCATAATGCTGAAGGGGCGATGGGTTTGATCATAAACCTTCCTATCAATGTCACCCTGAATGAATTACTGACGCAAATTGATGAAGACAAAATTGATGCGCCAGAGTTAGACCAGCAAGTATTAACCGGTGGCCCTGTATCCCAAGATCGAGGTTTTGTGTTGCACAGCACTCAAACGGGATGGAATAGTTCTTTAGCTTTAACCGATGATGTAATGATCACCACCTCGAAAGATATTTTAATGGCGCTTGGCACAGAAGGGGCACCGGCAAAATTCATGGTCACACTTGGCTATGCTGGTTGGGGCCCTGGGCAGTTAGAAGAAGAAATAAAAGCTAACTCTTGGCTGTTAACGCCTGCTGATGGCGATATTATATTTGATACCCCCATTGAGCAACGCTGGAAAAAAGCCACTGAAAAACTGGGTATTGATATGGCGCATTTATCCAGTGAAGTTGGTCATGCATAA
- the ruvX gene encoding Holliday junction resolvase RuvX gives MASKAVVGERTILGFDFGKKYIGVAVGQELTGSASPLGSVKARDGIPDWDGMTKFIKEWQPDFIVVGLPLNMDGSEQQLTHDAKKFGNRVSGRFGLKVEFQDERLTTATAKEALFAEGGYRNLKKDNIDAASAKLIIESYFENQY, from the coding sequence ATGGCAAGTAAAGCAGTAGTTGGAGAACGTACAATCCTCGGTTTTGATTTTGGTAAAAAGTATATTGGTGTAGCCGTTGGACAAGAATTAACTGGCTCAGCTTCGCCTTTAGGCTCAGTTAAAGCGCGTGATGGCATTCCTGATTGGGACGGCATGACAAAGTTTATCAAGGAGTGGCAACCAGACTTTATAGTGGTAGGTTTACCGCTAAATATGGATGGCAGTGAGCAGCAACTAACCCATGACGCTAAAAAGTTTGGTAACCGGGTGTCTGGCCGTTTTGGACTTAAAGTTGAGTTTCAAGATGAGCGGCTAACCACCGCCACCGCTAAAGAAGCCTTATTCGCTGAGGGTGGTTATCGCAATCTTAAAAAAGATAATATCGACGCAGCATCGGCAAAATTAATTATAGAAAGTTACTTTGAAAATCAATATTAA
- a CDS encoding AEC family transporter, producing MDTFTLISPLIIVGFIGFLLAKSGWFNKDQVNTLTRFTFNVAIPAFLFQQLANADMSTIDLNIYSAFYLPLLLVYGMALAINYYFHKHLNHDLPASAVYAFGAGYSNNVIVGMPIALMVLGEQVLPTIFLVVSLHSALLIGLTSVLAVNIGQFNWRIFLKQTFFNPLLIAITGGFIINLMAIELPVIVNSSLLLLGKPAITLALFLLGASLAFYKIRSEVRFIITASVLKLLLLPSLILITSHFIFHFPTLTTMTLVILSASPAGVNAYLIAKQHAKHQETTAGIVVVTTLISTVSIPLWIWGLSSFFAYKAAYVVH from the coding sequence ATGGATACTTTTACGCTTATTAGCCCATTAATTATTGTTGGCTTTATTGGTTTTTTATTGGCTAAAAGTGGCTGGTTTAATAAAGACCAAGTTAATACACTGACTAGATTTACCTTTAACGTTGCTATTCCGGCCTTTTTATTTCAACAGTTAGCCAATGCCGATATGAGCACCATAGATTTAAATATCTATAGTGCCTTTTATTTACCCTTGCTATTGGTTTATGGCATGGCGTTGGCGATAAACTATTATTTTCACAAACATTTAAATCACGATCTTCCTGCCTCAGCCGTTTACGCTTTTGGCGCTGGTTATTCCAATAACGTTATTGTGGGAATGCCTATCGCTTTAATGGTCTTAGGTGAGCAAGTATTACCGACAATATTTCTGGTGGTGAGTTTACACAGTGCGCTGTTAATTGGCCTAACGAGTGTATTAGCGGTTAACATTGGACAGTTTAATTGGCGAATTTTTCTAAAACAAACCTTCTTCAATCCATTATTAATTGCCATAACCGGTGGTTTTATTATTAATTTAATGGCAATAGAGTTGCCAGTAATAGTAAATAGTAGTTTGCTATTGCTAGGTAAGCCTGCGATTACATTGGCACTTTTTTTACTCGGCGCCTCGTTAGCTTTTTATAAAATACGTAGCGAAGTAAGATTTATTATTACTGCCAGTGTATTAAAGCTTTTACTGCTGCCAAGTTTAATCCTGATAACAAGTCACTTTATATTCCACTTTCCAACGCTTACCACCATGACCTTAGTTATTTTAAGTGCAAGCCCTGCAGGGGTAAATGCCTATTTAATTGCTAAACAGCATGCAAAGCATCAAGAAACCACAGCCGGAATAGTGGTTGTTACCACATTAATATCTACCGTTTCTATTCCGCTATGGATATGGGGTTTGTCGAGTTTTTTCGCTTATAAAGCAGCATACGTTGTCCATTAG
- a CDS encoding DsrE family protein — MLSRIRFTMMILALITANIATASADKFSAGPVIKNYGKHAKVQQDLKLDTNATFNVAFDIGEQGGVGKVNGSIETLARFINMHVANGVALENINLALVVHGKAGFDLLKEPLYEEKFQQKNANKALLQDLMKNQVTIYLCGQSAAYHNISNKMIMPGVKMALSAMTAHAVLQNQGYTLNPF; from the coding sequence ATGTTATCAAGAATACGTTTTACCATGATGATTTTAGCTTTAATTACAGCGAATATCGCCACGGCGAGTGCGGATAAATTTTCGGCTGGCCCGGTAATTAAAAACTACGGTAAACATGCCAAAGTTCAGCAAGACCTTAAGCTTGATACTAATGCCACTTTTAATGTCGCTTTTGATATTGGGGAGCAAGGTGGGGTTGGTAAAGTAAACGGCAGCATTGAAACCCTAGCGCGTTTTATCAATATGCATGTAGCTAATGGGGTGGCGTTAGAAAATATTAATTTAGCACTAGTAGTGCATGGCAAAGCAGGCTTTGATTTATTAAAAGAGCCGTTGTACGAAGAGAAATTTCAGCAAAAAAATGCGAATAAGGCATTGTTGCAAGATTTAATGAAAAACCAGGTAACAATTTACTTATGCGGCCAATCGGCAGCGTACCACAATATTTCCAATAAAATGATTATGCCAGGCGTTAAAATGGCATTGTCTGCTATGACCGCGCATGCAGTATTACAAAACCAAGGTTATACACTTAACCCGTTCTAA
- a CDS encoding PilT/PilU family type 4a pilus ATPase: protein MNFHDLLQKMVHHEASDMFVTAKLPVSAKVNGELVPIDDQALSAAESLGLVHDAMSDKQKLEFDEEKECNFAISIDGIGRFRVSAFWQRDMAGMVIRRIVTEIPEADDLGLPSVLKDVVMSKRGLVLFVGGTGTGKSTSMAALIGYRNKNSRGHILTIEDPVEFVHEHAKCMVTQREVGLDTESFGAALKSSLRQAPDVILIGEIRNQETMEHALSFAETGHLCIATLHANNANQAIDRIMHLVPADQHGKLLFDLALNLRGIVAQQLIPTRDGNGRLAAIEILLNSPYIAELIKKGDIGSIKEVMEKSTDQGMQTFDQALFNLYQQGLINYADALHHADSPNDLRLMIKLRSNDQGGTGSLSGVTIDGLAPKEV, encoded by the coding sequence ATGAATTTTCATGATTTATTACAAAAAATGGTGCATCACGAAGCATCAGATATGTTTGTTACGGCTAAATTGCCGGTAAGTGCAAAAGTTAATGGTGAGCTTGTTCCTATTGATGATCAGGCTTTATCTGCAGCCGAGTCTTTAGGTTTGGTTCATGATGCGATGTCGGATAAACAAAAACTTGAATTTGACGAAGAGAAAGAATGTAACTTCGCAATTTCAATTGACGGTATTGGCCGATTTCGTGTTTCAGCATTTTGGCAACGTGATATGGCAGGCATGGTTATTCGTCGTATTGTGACCGAAATACCAGAAGCGGATGATCTTGGTTTACCTTCGGTACTCAAAGACGTGGTGATGTCAAAACGTGGCTTAGTCTTATTTGTTGGTGGCACGGGTACGGGTAAATCAACCTCGATGGCCGCGCTAATTGGCTATCGTAATAAAAATTCTCGCGGCCATATTTTGACCATAGAAGATCCTGTTGAATTTGTTCATGAACACGCTAAATGTATGGTAACGCAACGCGAAGTAGGGCTAGATACAGAAAGTTTTGGTGCTGCGCTAAAAAGCTCTTTACGCCAAGCCCCTGACGTTATATTGATTGGTGAAATTCGAAACCAAGAAACGATGGAGCATGCATTGAGTTTCGCAGAAACGGGTCACTTGTGTATCGCTACCTTGCATGCCAATAATGCAAACCAAGCTATTGATCGTATTATGCATTTAGTACCTGCAGACCAGCATGGTAAGCTGCTGTTTGATCTTGCGTTAAACCTACGTGGCATAGTTGCTCAACAATTAATTCCAACGCGTGATGGGAATGGTCGCTTAGCCGCGATTGAAATCTTACTAAACTCGCCTTATATCGCTGAGTTAATTAAAAAAGGTGATATTGGTAGCATTAAAGAAGTGATGGAAAAATCTACCGACCAAGGTATGCAAACATTTGACCAAGCACTTTTTAATTTATATCAACAAGGTCTGATCAATTACGCTGATGCCTTACATCATGCAGATTCACCAAATGATTTACGCTTAATGATCAAACTGCGTAGTAATGATCAAGGTGGAACAGGCTCATTGTCTGGTGTCACTATTGATGGTTTAGCGCCGAAAGAAGTGTAA
- a CDS encoding type IV pilus twitching motility protein PilT codes for MDITELLAFSVENNASDLHLSTGTPPSIRVDGDVRKLNIPAFDEKDVNALVYDIMNDRQRKEYEENLEVDFSFEVPNLARFRVNAFNQNRGPAAVFRTIPSKILSLDDLGCPDIFRDISELPRGLVLVTGPTGSGKSTTLAAMVDHINKTKHDHILTIEDPIEFVHQNHSCLINQREVHRDTLSFSAALRSALREDPDVILVGEMRDLETIRLAMTAAETGHLVFGTLHTTSAPKTIDRIIDVFPGEEKAMVRSMLSESLRAVISQTLVKKVGGGRVAAHEIMMGVPAIRNLIREDKIAQMYSVIQTGMSHGMQTMDQCLQNLVSRGMITRQDAMDKAQDKNQFSGY; via the coding sequence ATGGATATTACCGAATTACTCGCATTTAGTGTGGAAAATAATGCTTCAGATTTACATTTATCAACGGGTACACCCCCATCTATTCGCGTCGATGGTGACGTACGTAAGCTAAATATACCAGCATTTGACGAAAAAGATGTCAACGCTTTGGTCTATGATATTATGAATGATCGCCAACGCAAAGAGTATGAAGAAAATTTAGAGGTCGATTTCTCTTTTGAAGTGCCAAATTTAGCGCGCTTCAGGGTCAATGCTTTTAACCAAAACCGTGGTCCTGCCGCTGTATTTCGAACCATTCCTAGTAAAATATTGTCATTAGACGACTTAGGTTGTCCTGATATTTTTCGGGATATTTCGGAATTACCTCGTGGCTTAGTTTTGGTTACTGGTCCTACGGGTTCAGGTAAATCCACAACGCTTGCGGCCATGGTTGATCATATTAACAAAACTAAACACGATCACATTTTAACCATTGAAGACCCTATCGAATTTGTTCATCAAAACCATTCATGTTTAATTAACCAACGTGAAGTACACCGTGACACATTAAGTTTTAGCGCGGCATTGCGCTCAGCGTTACGTGAAGATCCCGATGTTATTTTAGTTGGTGAAATGCGTGACTTAGAAACCATACGTTTAGCGATGACCGCCGCGGAAACTGGCCATTTAGTTTTTGGTACTTTGCATACAACTTCAGCGCCAAAAACTATTGACCGTATTATTGATGTATTCCCAGGTGAAGAAAAAGCCATGGTGCGTTCAATGCTTTCAGAATCATTACGTGCGGTAATTTCTCAAACACTGGTTAAAAAAGTTGGTGGTGGTCGTGTAGCTGCGCACGAAATTATGATGGGTGTGCCGGCCATTCGTAACCTTATCCGTGAAGATAAAATTGCGCAAATGTATTCTGTTATTCAAACCGGTATGTCTCATGGTATGCAAACTATGGATCAATGTTTACAAAACCTTGTTAGTCGGGGCATGATCACCAGACAAGATGCCATGGACAAAGCACAAGATAAAAACCAATTTAGTGGTTACTAG
- a CDS encoding YggS family pyridoxal phosphate-dependent enzyme yields MIAIKDNIAAVELQISSACQRAKRNANEVTLLAVSKTKPIEMLEQAYTAGQRNFGESYVQEAVEKITALQNKTDITWHFIGPIQTNKTKLIASHFSWVHSIDRIKVAKRLNEHRSGQDTPLNICLQVNISGELSKSGVLPQELPALLSVIESCDNLCLRGLMAIPEKNASQASFIEMQNLFLKLKKQYPSMDTLSMGMSADLQLAINAGSTLVRIGSAIFGARS; encoded by the coding sequence ATGATTGCTATTAAAGATAATATTGCTGCTGTAGAACTGCAAATTTCTTCTGCTTGTCAGCGCGCTAAACGCAACGCTAATGAAGTTACTTTGCTTGCCGTTAGTAAAACTAAACCTATTGAAATGCTCGAGCAAGCTTACACGGCTGGGCAACGAAATTTTGGCGAAAGCTATGTACAAGAAGCGGTTGAAAAAATTACCGCATTGCAAAATAAGACGGATATAACGTGGCATTTTATTGGCCCAATTCAAACGAATAAAACCAAGTTAATTGCCAGCCACTTTTCTTGGGTACATAGCATAGATAGAATCAAAGTTGCAAAACGCCTTAACGAGCATAGGTCTGGTCAAGATACCCCGCTAAACATTTGTTTACAAGTGAATATTAGTGGTGAATTAAGTAAATCTGGCGTTTTGCCTCAAGAGCTTCCTGCACTGCTTAGTGTTATCGAAAGTTGTGACAATTTATGCTTACGCGGTTTGATGGCCATTCCAGAAAAAAATGCTTCTCAAGCAAGCTTTATTGAGATGCAAAACTTATTCTTGAAACTTAAAAAGCAATACCCAAGCATGGATACCTTATCAATGGGTATGTCTGCAGATTTGCAACTTGCTATTAATGCGGGATCTACCTTGGTTCGTATAGGTTCAGCAATATTTGGTGCTAGAAGCTAA
- the proC gene encoding pyrroline-5-carboxylate reductase produces the protein MKKIAFIGAGNMNGAIISGLINGGFNPEHIIVSNPSAEKRLALQAVHGIKQTQCNIEAATFADVIVLGVKPYLIEEVCQHLGKNIDITDKCFISVAAGCTIKQIELALVKPCTVIRTMPNTPSQLGCGVSGIYANAHTTEEEKAFTTTLMESVGIVKWLTSEEQIDHIIAVSGSAPAYFFLFMEAMQKQAIAYGFSEQDSRELVQQTALGAAKMVIENKLPIGKLRENVTSKGGTTQAALTSLIDGGLEKLVSNAMNCAVDRAKEMAKTA, from the coding sequence ATGAAAAAAATAGCTTTTATTGGCGCAGGAAACATGAACGGTGCAATTATTTCGGGTCTTATAAATGGCGGTTTTAACCCTGAACATATTATCGTATCGAATCCTTCAGCTGAAAAGCGTTTAGCACTGCAAGCAGTACATGGTATTAAGCAAACACAGTGTAATATTGAAGCAGCAACTTTTGCTGATGTTATCGTGCTTGGCGTTAAGCCTTACCTTATTGAGGAAGTTTGCCAACATTTAGGTAAGAATATCGATATTACCGATAAATGTTTTATCTCTGTTGCTGCAGGATGCACCATTAAGCAAATAGAACTTGCGTTAGTTAAGCCCTGTACTGTGATCAGAACTATGCCGAACACCCCTTCACAACTCGGTTGTGGGGTTTCTGGAATATATGCTAACGCTCACACTACTGAAGAAGAAAAAGCGTTCACAACAACACTTATGGAGTCTGTTGGCATCGTTAAGTGGTTAACTTCTGAAGAACAAATTGACCATATTATTGCTGTGTCAGGCTCAGCCCCCGCCTATTTTTTCTTATTTATGGAAGCGATGCAAAAGCAAGCTATCGCTTACGGCTTTAGTGAGCAAGATAGTCGAGAGCTAGTACAGCAGACCGCTTTAGGTGCCGCTAAAATGGTGATTGAAAATAAACTCCCCATTGGCAAGTTACGCGAGAACGTTACTTCTAAAGGTGGTACAACCCAAGCCGCGTTAACCTCTTTGATTGATGGTGGTTTAGAAAAGTTGGTATCCAATGCCATGAATTGTGCCGTAGATCGCGCTAAAGAAATGGCGAAAACGGCTTAA
- a CDS encoding YggT family protein: protein MEAINYLLKFAFDTFLMILVLRVWLQLVRADFYNPLSQFIVKVSNPLVIPLRRIIPGVGGVDLATIVLAYIFATLTFIIIPLLNGGPIDIISALYLGLIYLIKQTGVLLFIIMLVMALMSWVVQGYNPTQMIFSQLTAPILTPIRRIIPSIGGLDLSVLIAFLLLNVINILLGGWVPYWSML, encoded by the coding sequence ATGGAAGCAATTAATTACTTGCTTAAATTTGCCTTTGACACATTTCTCATGATTTTAGTGTTACGCGTTTGGCTACAACTTGTTCGCGCTGATTTTTACAACCCACTCAGTCAGTTTATTGTTAAAGTGAGTAACCCTTTAGTTATCCCATTGCGCCGCATTATTCCGGGTGTAGGTGGCGTTGACTTAGCGACTATTGTGTTAGCTTATATTTTCGCTACCTTAACTTTTATCATCATTCCATTACTCAATGGCGGCCCCATTGATATTATTTCTGCTTTATATTTAGGGTTAATTTATCTCATTAAGCAAACGGGTGTCTTGCTGTTTATTATCATGCTTGTAATGGCGTTAATGAGCTGGGTAGTGCAAGGTTACAACCCAACTCAAATGATTTTCAGTCAATTAACCGCGCCGATATTAACACCAATAAGACGTATTATCCCAAGCATTGGTGGCCTTGATTTATCAGTGCTTATCGCCTTTTTATTATTAAATGTAATTAATATTTTACTTGGCGGTTGGGTGCCATATTGGTCGATGCTCTAA